Proteins encoded together in one Candidatus Neomarinimicrobiota bacterium window:
- the pgeF gene encoding peptidoglycan editing factor PgeF, protein MKTTVKESSFTLEDLSLHLQNEVYASIVYRAGKRKGRFNDLLDFSDRLDNNGKVAYARQIHSNKVVSVDTPGLVGECDGLISDCPNVVLAIQVADCLPIFLTAPDMSVIGLIHAGWRGTVAGIAGEAVFKLKEDFGVKPKLLSCFIGPSIHTCCYTVGAEVKEKFHTDHLTKNGPSHYTLDLISANSAQLSEAGVAAEKITVDKRCTHCSESGLHSYRRHGDRAGRNICFLSLK, encoded by the coding sequence CTGAAAACGACCGTCAAGGAAAGTTCATTCACCCTTGAGGATCTATCACTGCATCTGCAAAATGAGGTGTATGCGTCCATCGTTTATCGGGCCGGCAAGAGGAAAGGGCGTTTCAATGATCTTCTCGATTTTTCTGACAGACTAGACAATAATGGTAAGGTAGCGTATGCCAGGCAGATTCATTCAAATAAAGTAGTTTCTGTAGACACTCCGGGGCTCGTGGGTGAATGTGACGGCCTCATCAGTGACTGCCCGAATGTGGTCCTAGCTATTCAGGTAGCGGACTGCCTACCAATTTTTCTTACAGCACCGGATATGTCGGTTATCGGTCTCATCCATGCAGGCTGGCGGGGAACAGTCGCTGGTATAGCCGGAGAAGCCGTTTTTAAACTGAAAGAAGATTTCGGTGTTAAGCCGAAATTACTCTCCTGCTTTATCGGTCCTTCCATTCACACTTGCTGTTATACCGTGGGGGCGGAGGTTAAAGAAAAATTTCATACGGATCACTTGACTAAGAATGGGCCGAGTCACTACACTCTCGATCTCATTAGCGCAAATAGTGCGCAACTGAGTGAAGCTGGAGTGGCCGCTGAAAAAATTACCGTGGATAAGAGATGCACACACTGTTCCGAATCTGGGTTGCATT